A DNA window from Daucus carota subsp. sativus chromosome 3, DH1 v3.0, whole genome shotgun sequence contains the following coding sequences:
- the LOC108215121 gene encoding uncharacterized protein LOC108215121, protein MTGINRKGKATCGESPGRALVDGIEPESASMLGRVDLGLSSFINPELTWKNRRSRNSLDLKLNVGAELGTRNCKRDPDSSESEEIGVAVLGQHFDEKIVNVPIKKRRFSIRPPLPPSPPPRTLSPDHKDSLLPPLQTPQQAIESEQIVDIKPFGAGIQLSQGFHHNSKKRVSDNFVAPKFEGKVDEVPNDKKYEMLKEGYASYDFSGIELLAATACCSSIDNDVKLEETCALKAFAKVEAVDYPNATIPFIEGIASSVTSHVSGNELVNEDDRTTIAAVSKNVHDGVVRNRAHWDLNTLMEEWEDPGDVTPIDCQINYSEMVTGGTHCEKINTGQSNINVLANTDRDQKSILFKEALSDVGCFKELADGTGVAVGRSCIDEDALKLCSSPDGTDMKQYCSTTERVKEVSNAPVHDTIAYLPLTSIEASGNYLCPEVQHTASLHVFEEKMYASKRELEQVGGISCGFKVEENEKLSSECLEVGKLNIFAPNLPLLNISPLEIDETQIKDCNYFANTTGSPNSKTPKREVISTATFKVSDAINPMVEIYRTNHSHLSPKSEALSASSTSVAVGEVKLLSNKVSAADSNVIDDAVNYGPIGLVVKYDCPSKFDQDNNMSDCYDKDSKKAYNNYVSEFETGYDSSFEDGELREPGVYTWEDDDLEGEIECVDYGSEYGDKDYLDTVNSNSAHVENGHDGYQSYRKRTLSLNNNGITKVGDNTVAVVGDSKPLKQCFGGNFRDDRHLAFTEAKTFGGNWYNKHFAEGKVNGYDDKSLYAGESGTRTFRGNQLSFSKGPSPFDSVEKKSYLGVHRNRFDNSNYSNSRAERGSFLEKSRGRGRFSYKPSAGRNETDGQRVDCPTSYRGTRNRYHGPEGHAYSRPRDLTACFATRIGEPKYEDDRRSIIYSSNIGRRQSSMGRRSPANREDSYVVQREIPPVRGIDQDKSRGRWGQYTQGIRRIPKPEYSEDIPPNDAARCRIRREPYFGREKGFSPYYGSGNFMRRNSCSQSPTRSLVAWSSQRDCNMNTRRRNPDFRSDSRSEKIGFPFRNTYRVDNKEIYMSPPKSRVSPHSNSRWINDRNYTDNHFRDKRSPFREFRGGRQRMEYKGYFGKRSDGIFQANIHHGRFQQVSSRREPELEVNIDEKSNHDDRYEIKHQVRHCDTGGTVGKFRYNANDCNANDDNLEHAIKRDIPRNGAGEERGLRFKSGDDMGAGALFAGQLDFSEDAATREE, encoded by the exons ATGACTGGGATTAATAGGAAAGGGAAGGCAACTTGCGGTGAAAGTCCTGGGAGAGCGTTGGTTGACGGCATAGAACCTGAATCTGCAAGCATGCTTGGTAGAGTCGATCTGGGACTCAGTAGCTTCATTAATCCTGAGCTGACTTGGAAGAATAGGCGATCTAGGAACTCTCTCGATCTAAAATTGAATGTTGGTGCTGAATTGGGTACCAGAAACTGCAAAAGGGATCCGGACTCGTCTGAATCTGAGGAA ATTGGTGTTGCTGTTCTTGGACAACACTTTGATGAGAAAATAGTTAATGTTCCAATAAAGAAAAGGAGATTTTCGATCAGGCCTCCATTACCTCCATCACCGCCACCGAGAACTCTTTCTCCAGATCACAAAGATTCTTTGTTGCCTCCACTGCAAACTCCTCAACAAGCCATAGAGTCTGAGCAGATTGTAGATATCAAACCTTTTGGTGCAGGTATACAGCTTTCACAGGGTTTTCATCACAACAGCAAAAAAAGGGTTTCTGATAACTTTGTAGCACCAAAATTTGAAGGCAAAGTTGATGAGGTTCCAAATGATAAGAAATATGAGATGCTAAAAGAAGGGTATGCTAGTTATGACTTCTCTGGTATTGAACTGCTTGCTGCAACTGCCTGCTGTAGCAGCATTGACAATGATGTGAAGCTAGAGGAGACGTGTGCACTGAAAGCATTTGCAAAGGTGGAAGCTGTTGATTATCCTAATGCCACTATACCTTTTATTGAAGGTATTGCATCATCTGTAACAAGCCATGTCTCTGGCAACGAGTTGGTAAATGAAGATGATAGAACAACTATTGCTGCAGTTAGTAAGAATGTGCATGACGGTGTAGTTAGGAACCGTGCACATTGGGACCTGAACACTCTGATGGAAGAATGGGAAGACCCAGGTGATGTTACACCTATTGATTGTCAGATAAATTACTCAGAAATGGTCACTGGTGGTACTCATTGTGAAAAAATCAATACAGGGCAGAGCAATATAAATGTCCTGGCTAATACTGATAGAGATCAGAAATCTATACTGTTTAAAGAGGCTCTGTCGGATGTTGGATGCTTTAAGGAACTTGCAGACGGCACTGGTGTTGCAGTTGGCAGATCTTGCATAGATGAAGATGCATTGAAATTGTGCTCGTCTCCTGATGGAACTGATATGAAGCAATATTGTTCTACAACTGAACGAGTAAAAGAGGTCTCAAATGCTCCTGTTCATGATACAATAGCTTATCTTCCTCTTACAAGTATAGAGGCATCCGGTAATTATCTATGCCCAGAAGTACAACATACTGCAAGCTTACATGTTTTTGAAGAAAAGATGTATGCTTCCAAACGTGAACTCGAGCAAGTAGGAGGTATTTCATGTGGATTTAAGGTTGAAGAGAATGAGAAACTGTCATCAGAATGTCTTGAGGTTGGGAAACTCAATATTTTTGCTCCTAATTTACCACTTCTAAATATTAGTCCTCTTGAGATTGATGAAACCCAAATCAAAGATTGCAATTATTTTGCGAATACAACCGGGTCACCCAATAGCAAGACTCCTAAACGGGAGGTGATAAGCACAGCTACCTTTAAGGTGTCAGATGCAATAAACCCTATGGTTGAAATATATAGAACTAATCATTCCCATCTTTCTCCCAAGAGTGAAGCTTTATCTGCTTCAAGCACATCTGTTGCCGTTGGTGAGGTGAAGCTTCTTTCCAACAAGGTGTCTGCAGCTGATAGTAATGTAATAGATGATGCAGTGAATTATGGACCCATAGGACTCGTTGTCAAATATGATTGCCCAAGCAAGTTTGATCAGGATAATAATATGAGTGACTGCTATGATAAGGATAGTAAGAAGGCTTACAATAATTACGTTTCAGAATTTGAGACTGGTTATGATTCCTCATTTGAGGATGGAGAATTGAGGGAGCCGGGTGTATATACTTGGGAAGATGATGACTTAGAGGGGGAAATTGAATGCGTGGACTATGGTTCAGAATATGGTGATAAAGATTATTTGGACACTGTTAACTCTAACTCGGCACATGTGGAGAATGGTCATGATGGTTATCAAAGTTATAGAAAGAGAACTTTGTCATTAAATAATAATGGCATCACAAAAGTTGGTGATAACACAGTAGCCGTGGTTGGTGATTCTAAGCCACTTAAACAATGTTTTGGTGGCAACTTTCGGGATGATAGACATTTAGCTTTCACGGAGGCTAAAACATTTGGTGGGAACTGGTACAATAAACATTTTGCAGAAGGTAAAGTTAATGGTTATGATGACAAAAGTTTATATGCTGGTGAATCTGGGACAAGGACATTCAGGGGTAACCAATTATCTTTTAGCAAAGGACCTTCACCTTTTGATTCTGTAGAAAAGAAAAGTTATCTAGGCGTACATAGGAACAG ATTTGACAACTCTAATTACTCAAATTCTAGAGCTGAGAGGGGATCTTTTCTAGAAAAATCCAGGGGAAGGGGCAGATTCTCATATAAACCTTCTGCTGGGAGAAATGAGACAGATGGTCAACGGGTTGATTGCCCAACTAGCTACCGAGGCACAAGAAACCGTTACCATGGCCCAGAGGGTCATGCCTATTCCAGGCCCAGAGATTTAACTGCTTGTTTTGCCACCAGAATTGGTGAACCTAAATATGAAGATGACAGGCGATCAATAatttattcatcaaatattGGCCGTCGCCAGTCTTCCATGGGGAGGAGATCACCAGCTAACAGGGAGGATTCTTATGTTGTCCAGAGAGAGATACCACCAGTTCGAGGTATAGACCAAGATAAGAGTAGAGGCAGGTGGGGACAATATACTCAAGGGATCAGGAGAATACCTAAACCTGAGTACTCTGAAGATATACCTCCTAATGACGCTGCTCGGTGTCGTATCCGTAGAGAACCGTATTTCGGGAGAGAAAAGGGGTTTTCTCCCTACTACGGTAGTGGCAATTTTATGCGTAGAAACTCCTGCTCACAATCTCCAACGCGCTCTCTAGTTGCCTGGAGTTCACAGAGAGATTGTAACATGAATACACGGAGGCGTAATCCAGATTTCAGGTCTGATTCTAGAAGCGAAAAAATAGGGTTTCCCTTTAGGAACACTTATCGGGTTGATAATAAAGAAATTTACATGTCTCCACCAAAAAGTAGAGTGTCCCCTCATAGCAACTCCAGATGGATTAATGATAGAAACTACACTGACAACCATTTCAGGGACAAAAGGTCACCTTTCAGAGAGTTTAGAGGTGGGAGGCAGAGGATGGAATATAAGGGCTATTTTGGAAAGAGGTCGGATGGTATCTTCCAAGCCAATATACATCATGGAAGATTTCAACAGGTTTCCAGCAGAAGGGAACCTGAACTTGAAGTAAACATTGATGAGAAAAGCAACCATGATGACAGATATGAGATAAAGCATCAAGTAAGGCATTGTGATACTGGTGGCACTGTAGGGAAATTCCGCTATAATGCAAATGATTGCAATGCTAATGATGACAATCTTGAGCATGCTATTAAAAGGGATATACCTAGAAATGGTGCTGGAGAAGAGAGAGGTTTGAGATTTAAAAGCGGTGATGATATGGGTGCTGGTGCTTTATTTGCTGGGCAGCTGGATTTTAGCGAGGATGCTGCAACCAGGGAAGAATAA
- the LOC108215122 gene encoding laccase-11-like, with translation MALCFRLSRALLFLFVSCIAASLLAESALKTYQFDVQVKNVSRLCHAKPIVTVNGLFPGPTVYAREGDQILINVTNHAQYNMSIHWHGLKQFRNGWADGPAYITQCPIQTGNSYTYNITVTGQRGTLWWHAHILWLRATVYGAIVIMPKEGTPFPFPQPYREANIVLGEWWNDDVETIVKQGNKLGLPPQMSDAHTINGKPGPLFPCSEKHTFAMEVESGRTYLLRIINAALNDELFFAIAGHTLTVVEIDAVYTKPFTTNAILIAPGQTTNVLVKADQSPGRYFMAARPFMDAPVPVDNKTATAILQYKGIPNSVLPTLPQLPAPNNTNFALTYSSKLKSLNTPQFPANVPLQVDRHLFYTVGLGQNACPTCQNGTQLTASLNNITFVMPKTGLLQAHYFNIPGVFRTDFPDRPLAPFNYTGAPLTANLGTTLGTRLSKLKFNSTVELVLQDTNLLTVESHPFHLHGFNFFVMGSGVGNFNPKKDPAKFNLVDPPERNTVGVPTGGWTAIRFRADNPGVWFMHCHLELHTMWGLKMAFVVENGKSVDESILPPPKDLPPC, from the exons ATGGCCCTTTGTTTTAGACTGTCGCGTGCTCTACTCTTTCTATTCGTTAGCTGCATTGCGGCTTCTCTGTTAGCTGAATCCGCATTGAAGACGTATCAGTTTGAT GTTCAAGTGAAGAATGTGAGCAGATTGTGCCATGCAAAACCAATTGTTACAGTAAATGGTTTGTTTCCAGGGCCTACTGTATACGCCAGAGAAGGAGATCAGATTCTTATAAACGTCACGAATCATGCACAATACAACATGTCCATCCATTG GCATGGTCTGAAGCAGTTCCGCAATGGATGGGCTGATGGACCGGCATATATAACACAGTGTCCGATCCAAACAGGGAACAGCTACACTTACAATATCACTGTTACAGGCCAAAGGGGAACCCTTTGGTGGCATGCACATATTTTGTGGCTAAGAGCAACTGTTTACGGTGCCATTGTTATTATGCCTAAGGAAGGAACTCCATTTCCATTCCCCCAGCCTTATCGCGAAGCTAACATAGTTTTGG GAGAATGGTGGAATGATGATGTAGAAACAATTGTTAAGCAAGGCAATAAGTTGGGATTGCCACCACAAATGTCTGATGCTCATACCATCAATGGAAAACCAGGACCCCTTTTCCCTTGTTCTGAGAAAC ATACTTTTGCGATGGAAGTTGAGTCAGGGAGAACATACCTTTTAAGGATCATTAACGCTGCACTCAACGATGAGCTCTTTTTTGCTATTGCTGGTCACACCCTGACAGTAGTAGAGATTGATGCTGTTTACACAAAGCCCTTCACGACGAATGCCATCCTCATTGCACCTGGCCAGACCACAAATGTACTAGTGAAAGCTGACCAATCTCCAGGCCGTTATTTCATGGCAGCAAGGCCTTTCATGGATGCACCAGTACCTGTTGACAACAAAACTGCCACAGCAATCTTGCAATATAAAGGAATTCCCAACAGTGTGCTTCCTACCTTGCCTCAACTTCCAGCTCCTAACAATACTAACTTTGCACTAACATATAGCAGCAAACTCAAAAGCCTAAACACTCCACAGTTTCCTGCAAACGTTCCCCTTCAAGTTGATCGCCATCTTTTTTATACCGTTGGTCTCGGACAAAATGCCTGCCCCACCTGCCAGAATGGAACACAATTAACAGCATCCCTGAACAACATAACCTTTGTGATGCCAAAGACTGGACTCCTGCAAGCTCATTATTTCAACATCCCTGGTGTGTTTAGGACCGATTTTCCTGACCGTCCCTTGGCCCCTTTTAACTATACGGGTGCACCACTCACAGCTAATCTTGGGACTACTTTGGGCACCAGGTTAAGTAAGCTAAAGTTCAATTCTACTGTGGAATTGGTGTTGCAAGACACGAATCTCCTCACAGTTGAGTCTCACCCTTTCCATCTCCATGGCTTCAACTTCTTTGTCATGGGAAGTGGGGTAGGAAACTTTAACCCCAAGAAAGACCCTGCCAAGTTCAATTTGGTTGATCCCCCTGAGAGAAATACTGTTGGTGTTCCTACTGGAGGTTGGACAGCTATCAGGTTCAGAGCTGATAATCCAG GTGTTTGGTTCATGCATTGTCACTTGGAACTCCACACAATGTGGGGTTTGAAGATGGCTTTTGTGGTTGAAAATGGAAAGTCCGTAGACGAATCTATCCTACCACCACCTAAAGACCTTCCTCCCTGCTAG
- the LOC108211955 gene encoding ferric reduction oxidase 4, producing MLKLATATMRMLFLILFLGWLFAWVMLPTKLYKNTWTPRLKAKLNSTYFREQGTNLLLFTFPIMFIAAFGGIYIHWQKISKKSGSERSAKKSSRLSFLKRPVLVMAPLGIVSMMELIFALMFLVLMVWSLANYLYVSFGSLHMHKAGEKVWEAKFRSVSLRLGYIGNTCWAFLFFPVTRGSTLLPLVGLTSESSIKYHIWLGHLSNTLFFAHSVGFFIYWAMTNQMVEALEWSSTYLSNVAGVIAFAVSLVMWILSFPQFRRKMYELFYYSHHLYIIYLIFYMLHVGVAYLCLILPGIFLFLIDRYLRYLQSRDNAMLISARLLTCDTIELNFCKSPELDYKPTSIMSVNVPSISKLQWHPFTITSNSNLEPNTLSIVIKTEGSWSRKLYRELSSTPEQLEISVEGPYGPTSSHFLRREALVMISGGSGITPFISIIREVIYQSTQQSKIPKLILVCAFKNSSHLSMLNLLLPLSATPLDTTKIQLHIEAYITQENDNSGEESQKHLQTIRFKPNPITAPVTAVLGPNSWIWLGAIITSSFIMFLLLLAFVTRYYIYPFDHYSDPIVYHYSYRILWDMFLVCVCVIVCSSAIFAWQKRRNAKEGKQIQHLEMSNPTSPGGLITNDEGMELESLPHQSIVEATQVHYGSRPDLKSILFGRKESDVGVLVCGPRKMRHEVARICSSGLAKNLQFEAISFNW from the exons ATGTTGAAACTTGCAACTGCAACAATGAGGATGTTATTCCTTATTTTGTTTCTGGGGTGGCTCTTTGCTTGGGTTATGCTGCCAACAAAGCTTTACAAGAACACATGGACTCCCAGGCTGAAAGCCAAGCTCAACTCTACTTACTTCAGAGAGCAAG GTACAAATCTTCTGCTATTCACATTCCCCATAATGTTTATAGCTGCTTTTGGAGGAATTTATATTCATTGGCAGAAGATATCTAAGAAGTCTGGTTCTGAAAG GAGCGCGAAGAAAAGCAGCCGTCTGTCCTTCTTGAAACGTCCAGTCCTCGTGATGGCTCCTCTGGGAATAGTCAGCATGATGGAGCTCATATTTGCACTCATGTTTCTTGTGCTTATGGTCTGGTCTCTTGCCAATTATTTGTATGTCAGCTTTGGTAGCCTTCATATGCATAAAGCTGGGGAGAAAGT TTGGGAAGCCAAGTTTCGTAGTGTGTCCTTGAGACTTGGATACATCGGTAACACATGCTGGGCATTTTTGTTCTTTCCTGTCACTCGGGGTTCTACTCTTTTGCCTCTAGTCGGCCTCACATCAGAGTCTAGTATCAAATATCATATCTGGCTTGGTCATCTCTCCAATACCTTGTTCTTCGCACACAGCGTGGGCTTCTTCATCTACTGGGCCATGACTAACCAAATGGTTGAG GCACTGGAGTGGAGCAGCACATACTTATCCAATGTTGCGGGAGTGATTGCATTCGCGGTGTCACTAGTCATGTGGATATTAAGCTTTCCGCAATTCAGGAGAAAGATGTATGAGCTATTCTATTATTCACATCATCTCTACATTATCTACCTCATCTTCTACATGCTGCATGTTGGAGTTGCCTATCTCTGCTTGATTCTTCCTGGAATTTTCCTGTTCCTCATTGATCGATATCTAAGATACTTACAGTCGCGAGATAATGCTATGTTGATATCAGCACGCCTATTAACTTGCGACACCATTGAACTCAACTTCTGCAAAAGCCCAG AATTGGATTATAAACCCACTAGCATAATGTCTGTGAATGTGCCTAGCATTTCAAAGCTGCAGTGGCACCCGTTTACCATCACTTCCAACTCGAACCTGGAGCCTAATACTCTCAGTATTGTTATTAAAACCGAAGGAAGCTGGTCCCGAAAGCTTTACCGAGAGCTTTCTTCTACACCAGAGCAACTAGAGATATCTGTGGAAGGACCTTATGGTCCTACTTCATCTCATTTTCTTAG GCGTGAGGCTTTGGTGATGATCAGTGGAGGTAGTGGGATCACTCCTTTCATTTCCATCATCCGGGAAGTCATATATCAAAGCACACAGCAGAGCAAAATCCCAAAGCTTATCCTCGTTTGTGCTTTCAAGAATTCATCTCATCTCAGCATGCTAAACCTTCTACTACCATTATCTGCCACTCCATTAGATACTACAAAGATCCAACTCCATATAGAAGCCTACATCACTCAGGAGAATGATAATAGCGGAGAAGAATCCCAAAAACATCTCCAAACCATACGTTTTAAGCCTAATCCCATCACGGCTCCTGTCACTGCAGTGCTTGGCCCGAACAGCTGGATCTGGCTTGGCGCCATCATCACGTCTTCTTTCATCATGTTCCTTCTTCTCCTGGCCTTTGTTACTAGATACTACATTTACCCATTTGATCATTACTCTGATCCAATTGTTTACCATTACAGTTACAGAATTCTGTGGGACATGTTTTTGGTATGTGTCTGTGTTATAGTATGCAGCAGTGCTATTTTCGCGTGGCAAAAGAGACGAAATGCCAAGGAAGGGAAGCAAATCCAGCACTTGGAGATGTCCAATCCAACATCCCCTGGAGGACTGATAACAAATGATGAAGGTATGGAGCTTGAAAGCCTTCCACATCAGTCCATCGTCGAAGCTACTCAAGTGCATTATGGTTCAAGGCCTGATCTCAAGA GTATATTGTTTGGACGTAAAGAATCAGATGTCGGAGTCTTAGTTTGCGGGCCAAGGAAGATGAGGCATGAGGTTGCGAGGATCTGTTCATCTGGTTTGGCGAAAAATCTGCAGTTTGAGGCAATCAGTTTCAACTGGTGA